The nucleotide sequence TTTTGCCAGCATTCAATTGCTGATTGCCAAAAGTGTGGGTGTAACCGTGAAAAGTCCCACCGCCTCACAGCATCAAGTGCTGGGGAAACAGTGGGACTTTAAAGTGTCAAAAATGGTGGAATTAATGAGTGACCCGGCGATGGGCAACGGCGGTGACTTTGGCCGATCAAGCGCTCAGAAGAAAACAGCGATCGCTAATTTTCGTCATCTCCCGGGGGCAGCACTTCCACCGAAACGTCGACGGCCTCGCCGGAGCGATTGCCATCGGTCACATCCACAGCATTCACTTCCACCGTTCCCTCAGGCGTAAAGCGAGCAAACCCTTGCTTACTTACTTGCAGTTGGGTACGGCAGTTAGGACATACGGTTTGCGTGTTTCGGATGCCCGCTAACTGGGTCTCACACACCGGACAGTTGCCTTCGATTAGATTGCGCTTGAGCCACCAGCGAAAGCCAAAATAGGCCAACACAGGCGTCACCAAAATCAACACGACGATGAAGGCGATCGATTTCACAATCCAACCCAAGCCGATCGCACTGAGCAGCCACACGACCCCCAGCACAGTGAGCCAGCAGCCCAGCCCAGAAAAGTTGATTTGATAGTTATTGGATCCTTGTGGATACACGCTACTGTCCTCATGCCACGGCGGGCGTCTGATCGCGACGCAGTGCCCTCAAGGCGCAGGCCCGATCTCAGGAAGGGCGATCGCGCTGACGGCTAGTTTATAGCCTAGTTCACATTGTTGTGGGGCGAGCGGTGGGATGTCCGAACGTTAAGGAAGCGTGGGTGGGTGGTGGAGTGGGTGGGTGTGAGGGTGTGAGGGGGGTTGGGTGGCAGGGTGGTTGGGTGTGAGGGTGAGGAAAATGGTTCAGCAAAGGCAATAACCGGACAAAAGCGGGGGGTTGAATGAGTTGGCACGGCCGTCTCGGCGGTTCATCAACAGGTACATTTATTCATCCACAGGCATATGTCTGCTTAAATCACTGTCCCGGCTGTCTCAAGACGGCGGGCGGACATTACGCTTCGTTACTAAGTGGCGGTGGGGATGGGGTGAGCCTCGCGATCGCTCGAATCGTTGAGTAAATTGGTGAAGACGTTGTTTGGCGAGTGGGTGATGGCAGAGGCCTCCTCCATCCAGCAAAGTAGCTTGCCCTGGCAATTGCGGCAGGCGGGTAAAAATCTGTCGGAATGGATTCAGTTGCGGCTGTCGCAATGGGAAGCAGAAGACACTGGCCCCCCGCCAAACTTTGAATTTCCGGCTTGGTTAGGGCAATTTTTATTCTGGCTATTGGTCATCGGGGTGGTCGGCTGGTTGGCGTGGTTGATCGTGCAATTGTTGGATAACTATCTCGGAGAGCGGAGCGATCGCCCCGCATCGCCCAAAGTTGACTTTATTCCCCCCCCCGAACAACACACCGTGGCGGCTTGGCTGCGGCGTGCCCAGCAGTTTGAGCGCGAGGGCAACTGGCGCGAGGCCTGTCGGGCGTTATACATGGCGGCTTTGCAACTGCTCCACGATCGCGAGTGGATTCCCCATCAACCGAGCCGCACCGATGGTGAGTATTTGCGCGCCGTTCAAACGTTGCAGCGCCCCCGCCCGCTACAAATGCTGATTCGCACCCACGAGCGATCGCTGTTTGGCGGCGAGCCCCTAGCGGCGGATAACGTTCAGCGCTGTCGCCAAGCCTATGAGGAGATTGCCCAGCGATGAGTGCCGTCCCCCTGTTGAAAAATCGCTACGTGCGCCTGGCGATCGTGGCGCTGGTGTTGCTGTTTTTCGGACTGGTGTTACTCGCGCCCGCCACCGGACAAAAGACCAGCGGCTCGACCTATAACCGCGCCCCCGAGGGCTATTTGGGCTGGTATGCCTATATGGAAACCCAGGGCACGCCAGTGCAGCGCTGGCGGCGGCCAGTGGCGGAGTTGCTAGAGCAGCCGTCCGGGGATGGCCCGCAAACCTTGATCCGTATTTATCCCGGTATGGTGGACGCTTACCAAGCGTGGGATCGCAACTGGCTGGATCCTTGGTTAGCCGCGGGCAACACATTCATCGCCCTAGGCGTGGATGCCGCGATAGTTGAAGCCCCCTTTACGTCGCGACTGGCGAGCGAGTTTGGGGAGGTGGTGATCAAAACTCGGCGGCGAACCAACCTGGCCATGAATAGCGATCGCAACCTATTGGGCGATGCCTACGGGGCCGTCGTGTGGGAGCGAACGGATAACGAAAATGGGCGCTTTGTGGTGGCCCTGACGCCGCACCTGGCGGCGAATGCGTACCAAGCAGAACCGGGCAACTACGCTTTTTTGGCCGACCTAGCGGCCCAGGCGGGCGGCCCCATTTGGGTGGATGAATACCTGCACGGCTTTAAGGAAGCGGATGTCATTGTCGCCGAAACGGTCAACACCTGGGGCGCGTACCTGGCCCGCACGCCCGTCAAAATTGCGTTGATTCAAATGGCCATCGTGCTAGCGATTTTCTTGCTGGCGCAAAATCGGCGGTTGGGCAATCTCTCCACCGTCAAACGCCCCCCGGTGGATAACAGCCAAGCTTATATTGAGGCGCTGGCAGCAGTGTTGCACAAGGCAGAAAGCACGGCCTTTCTGGTGGCGATGCTGACCAAAGCGGAGCGATCGCGGTTGCAAGCGGCCCTCGGCTTTCACACGGCCAATATTGACGACCGCACCTTGCAAGACGCCTGGACCCAGCAAACGGGCCAATCGCCAGACCTACTGACATCGTTGACGGCTCCCCCTTCCCCCACCAAAGGGGCAGATACCGCCCTCAAGCGTTGGCTCGAAACCTTGCACCGCATTCGCCAAACGCCCATTCGCTAGTCTTAGCGATTACCCGTCGTACCGATTACAATCAGTTGTCTCTCTTCAGGCCGCCTTTATGAATGATCTCCAAGGGCAAATTCGTCAAATTGGTCAAACCCTGAGCCAAGTGGTGGTAGGGCAAACCGACGTGATTGATCAACTGCTGGTGGCCCTGCTATCCGGGGGGCACGTCATTTTAGAAGGCGTCCCGGGCACAGGCAAAACCCTGATGGTCAAGGTCTTGGCGCGGCTGATTCAGGCGGACTTTTGTCGCATTCAGTTGACGCCCGACATCTTGCCCTCCGACATCCTGGGCACAAATGTGTTTGACCTCAACACCCGCGACTTCACCCTCAAAAAAGGCCCTGTTTTTACCCAAGTCTTACTCGCCGACGAGGTCAACCGCACCCCGCCAAAAACCCAGGCCGCCCTGCTCGAAGCGATGGAAGAGCAGCAGGTCACCCTGGACGGCACCGGCCACACGCTGCCCGATCTCTTTTGGGTCATCGCCACCCAAAACTCCCTCGAATTTGAAGGCACCTATCCCTTGCCTGAGGCTCAGCTCGATCGCTTCCTCTTCAAACTGTTGGTCAACTATCCCGACCCCCAAGCCGAAAAGCAGATGCTGAAAAATACCCAGTCTGGATTTGAAGCACGGCGCCTCAATATCCAAAACCTCAAAGCGATCGCCAGCGAAAAGGCCATCCTCGCGGCGCGGCAAGCGGTGAAACAAATCAAAGTCGAAGAGCAAATTTTGGACTATCTGCTCGCCCTCACTCAAAAAACCCGCCAGTCTCGCGATCTCTCCCTCGGCGCGTCGCCCCGGTCTTCGGTGAGTTGGTTGCAGGCCAGCAAAGCCCATGCCTGGCTACATGGCCAAGACTATGTCACCCCCGACAATGTGAAAGCGATCGCCCCACCCCTCTTGCGCCACCGCCTGATTCTCGGCCCCGAAGCCCAGCTCGATGGCCTCACCACCGACGCCGTCATCACTGCGTTGCTCCAACAAGTGCCCGTTCCTCGATGAAGGGAATACAAGTGGATGACATCAGAACCGTATTAATGGGCGAATAGTGTAATGGTACGGCAGAGTGAATAGATGAATGGGCTGGCAAGCGCCCTCATGTTGTGCCGCTGCTGTCAGAACGCCCTGAAAATTTCTCGTTTGACCGCCGCCGTCAAAATCACGCTGGCCTGGCGCTCTCAAAAACGTCCAAGCTGTCTGCGATCACCCTGCAGACTCTCTAGTTCTATGGGCTCAAGCATTCCCAAAAGTTCCATGTGCCCGACTCGCAGAGCCCGTCCGAAACAGTCGATAGACGGCTGATCTGTCCTCGGCAGGCATGCGGAAAAGCCATTGCAATGCCCCTGCCGGGAGACTGCTAATGCTTACACATAGCAAGTCAGCCCTTGCGTAATAATACATAGGATATTGTGTGTCTCCTCCCAAAAAAACGGACATTTTCAGTACTTGTTTTTGGCCTACAGTAAAGTTCCAGAGCCTTTCAATAAAGTTTCGCCAAAGCTGACTGTAGTTTCATGGGCAAAGCCAGACTGAGGTATTAATTTGGATGTGTTGTTTTTAAGTAGAAATACTTTTCTGAGTGTTCGATTTTTTCAGGAATGTGTGACTTACAGTCAAGCAACTAGGTACGGTGCATCGACAGCTACCTGAACCGATTCGGTCGCATCTAACTTATCTACTCAACTCAACACTGATTTTTTGTTCAAGGAGACTTCCATGCCATCACTATCTATGCTCTCGAAGGCTTGTGGGGCGATCGCAACAGTGGCAATGCTGACTACGGCATTGTCTTCCACAGCCAACGCTCAGGTCAATTTCGGCAGGTCTAGCGATGGACCAGGCGCGAGCTTGCAAGAGCAACTCGACGCACTAAACGCCGGCATTGATACGGAGAATGATGAGTCGGGTGCCGAAACCTTCCAAACGATTGGTAAAGGGGTGCGGTCATTTCTATTGTTTGAGATTGCTGGTTTTGCTCCCTTTAATACCGTTGGTATTTACAACAGCAACGGTGACATGAAAGAACTATTTACTGGAGCTGATGGCAACGATGGGGCGACTCGCTCTCGAAGAATTGGCAAAAATGAATTGTCCAATGATGGTTTCGACCAATTCGGTATGTATCTGACCAATAAAAGAGGGCAGACTTTCTACTCTGAAGTTTCTAAAAATAGTGACGGTCATGATTACTTTCTAGCTTATCAGGGGTCTGGGCAGCGGCTGGAAAACATTGACGGTGACTTAAATCCCAATAAAAATGGTGATCAGACTCGAATTCGCCTGAAAACTACCGACTACTTATTTGCTTGGGAAGATCTTCCCTGGTCTAGCTCAGATAAAGACTACAACGACTTTGTCGGCATCATCCGCAATGTTGAAGTGTCAGAAGATGTTCCCGAACCTGCTAGCATGCTGGGCTTGGCAGTCGTTGCTGGAGGGGCCATTGCCCTCCGTCGTCGTCAAACAGCTTAAAGTGTTGACTGATCGATCCCTCTATTAACAACTGTAAAGAGTTGAGCCACAAAATGGCTCAACTCTTTTTTTACACAATTCAGGTATTTCGCGGCGAATATAGCCGCACTCAATCTTTACGCACTGATTTCACTGTTGGGGTGGGGCTTGTAGGTGCTGGATGCTTCAAGCAGCGAACTCTTAGTTAGACCATACAATTGCTTGCAGAGTATCGCTCTCTGTAATGCGTAAGAACAGCGTTCCCCAATTACCCCACCCCTCGCGCCACCGCCTCATTCTCGGCCCCGAAGCCCAGCTCGATGGCCTCACCACCGACGCCGTTATCACCGCACTACTTCAACAGGTGCCTGTGCCTCGCTAATCGTCATGTCCCTGAGACAGAGGCACCCGGTCCCTTGGCCTTAGCCACAGGGTATCGGGGCACCCGGTCCCTGCCGGATGCCTGGAGCGATCGGTTGGGGCTATTTTCAGCGCAATGGTCCACGACGCGATCGCGCTACTCCAAAGCGATCAAAAGGGGAATCTTGTGGGGGCGGAGGGACCGGGTCCCTTGTGCTTGGCTTAGCAGTATCGTCCTTGCCTACAAAGGGACCCGGTCCCTCGTGAGAGGTTTACTTGAAAGCAGTTTCAGCGATCACAGACCGCATGCAGCACCGCTCAAGTTATCGCCAGCACCCTACCCGTCTCCTCAAACCCTTGGCTAGCCTCGCCGGATTTCCTTAGCCCCAAAAAAACAAATGATGCCCCGCAATGGACACCTTCAACTGATGGCACAAGGTTCGGTCAAAACGTCGGTTGGTAATTTCTAGGCTAAAAACCGAGTCGCCACCCAGCTTTTCATCAGCATTGTTCTGAACAAATGAATGGAAAGTTTAAGCGACCAACTGACTGTTTGGGTCGGTCATTTTCGCATGTCTGCGGTTCATTGACCTGGCGACATGCAAGGCATCTGCCCTGCGGGGCGATCGCCCCATCTTGTCCTTTTTGTTGATTCAGGAGAACTCCAAAACCTATGAGCTACAAAGCCGAAAGCTTCATTCAAGACTTAGAAAAAGTCGCCGCTACGCGCCAGGAATTTGCGGGTCATTTAGCCGCGATGGCCACGACTTTAGAAGCCTCTGAACAGCTAGAAAACGCCTCTGGCAAACTCGGCCTGAGTCCCATCATTGCCGACCTCAATACGGCCAGCCAAAACCTGTCATCAGAAGTCTTTCGGCTGCTGGTGCTGGGGGATATGAAGCGGGGCAAAAGCACCTTCCTCAACGCCTTGATGGGGGAAAATCTGTTGCCCACCGACGTGAACCCCTGCACCGCTGTGCTCACGATTTTGCGCTACGGTCCCGAAAAGCGGGTGACGGTGCATTTCAATGACGATCGCACCCCCGAGACCCTTTCCTTTGACGCCTTTAAGCAGCGCTACACCATCCGTCCCGACCAGGCCAAAAAGCTGGAAGATGAGGGCACCCTCGCCTTCCCCAATGTGGACTACGCCGTGGTGGAATATCCTCTCACGCTGTTGGAAAAAGGCGTCGAAATTGTTGATAGCCCGGGTCTCAACGATACCGAAGCCCGCAACCAGCTCACCCTGGATTACGTTAACAATTGCCACGCCATTCTGTTCGTACTCAGCGCCACCCAGCAGTTCACCCTAAGCGAGCAGCGCTATCTCGACAACTACATTAAGGATCGGGGGCTGACCGTCTTTTTCCTGATCAACGCCTGGGACGAAATCCGCAATCGCCTGGTAGACCCCGACGACGAGGCCGAATTGCAAGAGACGGAAGCCCGCGTGCGGCAGGTGTTTCGCACGAACTTGGAGCCGTATTGCCAGCTCGATGGGGAAGATCTGTATGCCGATCGCACCTTTGAAATCTCCTCACTGCCCGCCCTGCGTCAGCGGCTGAAGGGCGAGGACGGTTCCTTAGAAGGCACGGGGTTTGGCGAATTCATGCCCGCCCTCACCACATTTTTGACTAAAGAACGGGCGATCGCGGAACTGCGCCAGGCCAAACTGCTAGCCCGCCAGGCCTATCGCACCACCCATGAAGCGATCGAGCGGCGCATTCCCCTGCTGAGCCACGACATCGACGAACTGCGAGACAAGATTTGGTCCGTGCAGCCGGAGTTTGAGCAGCTGGTGGTGATTCGCGACGAATTCAAAGACGAAATCCGCGTGATTGGGGAACGCAAGGCGGGGGAAATCACCACCTCGTTTCGGGAGTTTTTAGTGGGCCTGGATGAAACCTTTGAGGCCGATTTCGTCCGCTACCAGCCCGAACTCAAGTTTTTGGACTTCCTGCGGCAGCAAAAGCGCAAGGAATTTGAAGCCGCGCTCAAAACCGCGTTCGAGCAGTATCTCATCGACAAAATCACCGCCTGGAGCAAAGATGCCCAGCGCGACATCGATCAGGCCTTTATCGAGCTGGCCCACAGCGCCTTTAAGCATGGCGAATCTTACGGCCACCTGACGGACCAGATCAACCAGAAGCTCACCGGCCAGCGCGTGGTGAATCGGGCGCACCTCAGCCCCGAAGACAACTCTCCCGGCTGGGCCAAGTGGGCCGTGGGGCTCTATGCGCTAACCACCGGGGATGTGGGGGCGATCGCCATGGCTGGCACGGGCCTATTCAACTGGCGGCAGGTGCTCATGAATCTCGTGGGAGCCACCGCCATCACCGTGGGCTTTGCCCTGTTGACCGACATCTTCTTGGGACCGTTGGGCATGGCCCTCGCCGGACTCGGCTTGAGCAGTTGGACGACGGAACAAGCCCGCCGCAAGGTGCTCGCCACCATGAAGCAGGAACTCACCAGCCTGTTACCCCAAGTGGCTCAGGAGCAATCCTTTGTGGTGTATCAAGTGGTGAAGGAATGCTTTGAGACCTATCAGCAAGATGTGGTCAAGCGCATGAATGAAGACATCGCCGCCCGCAAGACGGAACTGAATGATCTGATAAAGCAAAAGGAAACCCACGAGATTGACCGCGAAGGCGAAATCCAGCGACTCAATCAACTGGATGATGAGGTCTTAGCGCAGTCGCACCAGGTGGCCGATGCCTATGATCAGGTGCTGGGCATTCACGTACCGGAAGTCGCCGCCGACCTGGAAGCTGAGCCGGTTGACGCGGTGCCGGAAGCCGATGAGGCGATCGCACATCAAGAGGTGCTGACTGCCACTGCGGTATAGCCGGGTGCGGGAGCTAAATCACGCTCCCGCGCAAGTTACAAAAAATCTCTGGAATGACGGCATCGCAAAGCTAGCGTGCCTCGCTTCCAGGGATTTTTTAATGTCTAAAACGATTGCTCCAATCGACAGGGCATGACGACTGCTCTGATCCTGATGAGCAGGACTTTAGTGGCTTGGAAGGGTTTGAGGCGATCGCTGGACACATACCGGGCTGGCGAGGCCGTCAATGGGTTGAGCGGTGAACAAATTTTAGCGATTAGAATTGGGCTAGCGGATCGTCGAACAAGGTTACTGGCATGTCTGGTCTTCCCATGGTTTTGAGTCTGGATCAGGTGGAATTGACTGATGAGCAGTTCTACCGATTGTGTGAAGCGAATCCCAACACCCCCTTAGAACGATCTGCTGCAGGAGCGTTGGTAATTATGTCGCCAGTTGGGGGAGAAAGCGGAGAACGAGAAGCTAATTTGATCACCGATTTAGCGCTCTGGAATCGACAGTCTAAATTGGGCAAAGTGTTTAGCTCGTCGACGTTGTTCAAACTGCCAGGCGGCGGCGATCGCTCGCCCGATGCGGCTTGGATAGAAAGCTCTCGGTGGGAAGCCTTATCGCCGGAAGAGAAGGCCGGATTTCCCCCGATCTGTCCTGATTTTGTGATTGAGCTGCGGTCTAAGACGGATGCTTTGCCGCCGTTGCAGGAAAAAATGGCCGAGTATTTAGCCAGTGGTCTACGGTTGGGCTGGTTGATTAATCCCCAGGGACAAGAAGTTGAGATTTACCGACCGGCAGCCATTGCTGAAGCAGTTCCCTTCCCGGCTCGCTTGTCTGGGGAAGAGATTTTGCCTGGATTTGAGCTGACTTGGCCGTTGCCGGATTAGGTTAATCTTCCAGCAATTTCCTCCTCTCAATAATCGATGCAGATTGCTTGCAAACCTTCAGAAGTGGCTGGGATGATGCCGCCAAGGCTTTGAAGCCAGGGGTGAGAGTGGGCGATCTCACACTCCATTTCTGACAGTGCGATCGCGCGGGGTGGCAGGTGGAGCTTGAGGAGCAGAGGTTGGCTGTGGGGAAGTAGGGTGGGCAGTGCCCACTTGGGTCATCTCTTTTTAATTAGTTTTAATGTACTATATTTGTGTATATGTTCTCTAATTAATTGTCTCGAACGCTGCCTGGCAGGGAAATATTTGTAGTGAAGATATGCGTTATGGAGACATGAAGGATGGGGCGCTCTAAACTCCATTGGAGTGCTGATGGCAATCAAATGCCTATAATCAGCCCTCACACTCTAGCAAAGCATCAAATTTTGTCAGAATATATAGAACACCTTATCCTGACGCTTTACGGCAAAGTCTATCCTCGAGGAGTAGAAACTTTCACTTTAATAGACGGTTTTTGTGGCGGCGGCATCTATGAAGAAGAGGCTGCACAAAAAAAGTTGAAAGGTTCACCGATTCTCATGATCGAAGCCGTTCGGAAAGCATTCAGGCAAGCGAAAAAGCGGCAATCCCTTAATGTCAGATATGTTTTTGTGGATGCCGGAAAAGAGCATGTTCAATGCCTGAAAAATCATTCTATGTCCTATTGGGGATTAGAGAATTTAATAGATGGAGAAAAACACCTGACCCAAGGAGAGGAATCCACCTTAACTGAACAGTGTGAATTCATAATAGGCGATTTTGAGAAATGTAGTGATTACTGTATAACCATTGCAAGTTTACGAAAGGGGCATTCTTTTTTCTTGCTAGATCCAGCAGGTTGGGACGACGTTTCAGTAGCAACGATGAGGAAGATAAATGATACCCCGGGCTCTGAAATCTTATACACCCACATGATTGGTCAACTTAAGAGATTTGTTATCGGCAAGTATGGTAAAAACAAAGAAAAATTCGAAAGAACACTTGAGGGAGAAGGCTACTATAAAAAATCAAATTTGGAGAGCCTAGATCGAGTTGGAGAGCAGATGTATCTCCGCAACGAAACAGCAAGATTGTTTCGTGAAAAAGGTTTTTCACATTTAAATCCACACAAGAAGCACTTAATAACTTTTGCTTTGATTCCTAGAGGCAAAACTCAAGTTTTATATTATTTGATCCATATGTCTAGGCATATAACAGCCCTTGAAGTTATCAAGGAAAGGTTTTGTGAGTCTAACAGCTTAGACTATCAATACCAGTATGAAGTTTATGGTTATGGGTTCCGCACTTTTGACATCACTAAAAGCAAAGGTCAGCTTCTATTAGAACCAAGTCTGTATGAGGAAGAATACAGTACGCTTACAATAAATGTTGATCGTGAACATAAAGATTGGCGGCTTTTCATAAAGAAATTTGACGAGCAAATCGCAGACTTGATTTATCAAAATCAAGATGGGATAACCTTTATGGAAATTTGCCAAAAAATTGGACAATTTAATCCTGCCAGTAGAAATATGTATGAGCAGTACATAAATTTTCTTAGGGATAATGGGGATGTAGAAGTGCTGAATTCTAAAGGAGAGATCCTTACTCAGAAAACTGTTCGACTTCGTAGGCGAGATGTAATTAGGGTCTCAGGCAGGTCTTATTTTCAAGGATCTCTGCTCTATAGTAGTCGTTTCTTTAATTGACTTGGAGGGTGAATGGCTAATATAACTGGCCGCGAAGAAATTGTTAACCCACTTCAAAAAAGCTCCCTTAATAAGAAAGGTCTTTGTGACTATGTCATAAATGTTGCTTCAGGTTGTCTGCATGGTTGCACGTTCTGCTATGTTCCTTCAACTCCAGCAATTAGAACAAAACAAATGCAGCTTAAAAGTAAAGGAGTAAATGATCCTCAAATAGAGTGGGGAAAATATTTATTTATAAGGGATGAGATACCGAAAAAGCTTGACAACATATTAAGTCGAAAAAAGAAATGGGTGTCAACTTTAGCTGGAAAAGGAGTTGTACTTTTGTGCTCTGGGACTGATCCCTACCAGAATCAAACAACAGCAAAAATCACTCGTGAAGTAATACAAATATTACTCAAATATGACAAGCGCGTTAGGATTTTAACCCGAAGTCCATTGTGGTTAAAAGATTTAGATCTATTAGTTCATCCGAATGTAACAGTGGGTATGAGCATTCCTGCTATTAATGATGAATTAATGAAACGTATAGAACCATTCGCTCCACCTACTTCCTTGCGTTACCAAGCGCTGTTAGAAGGGGCAGCGGCAGGTTGTCGCCTATACGCTGCTATTGCACCTACTCCGCCACAAATGGGCTTTGAGGATTTCTTGACACACCTTGGTTTGTTGATGCAAATCAAGCCAGAGGTTTTGTTCTGGGAGCCGATTAATGCAAGAGGCACGAATGGTAAAAGGATGCTTTTAGCAGGTTTAGAATTTGCCAATTCAATAATGAATAAGACTTCTTGGGCAGAAAACTTTCTCAGACAGTGGGAACAGATAGAACATGCCAGTCAAGTATTAGGTTGTATGGATCTCCTACATATTTGGGCAGATCGCGAACTGGAAGGTGTTGTAGACAAAGATATCTTGAATTATTGGTGGTATAAACCTACTGTAGAGAATTGGGAAACGGAAGTCTTTCAATATTCTGACGAATCTCGTCCAATTCTGAAGAGAAGTAGTTAGTTTTGGTATTCAAGCTTTATAAAGTTTGGATTGTTTTTTCTTCAAGGACATAGATTTATTTAAAGCTTAATAGCAATATGATTAGCACCATTTCTGGCGCAAGTCAGTAAATCAACAAATACAATCGCATGGCGCGATTCACTTCAGAGGATGATTGGGCAGTTTGCAGGCGACCACCATTCGTTACGCACAGTAATCGAGACGAGATGCTTCTCCATTAAACACTCTCGCGAGGCTTCAAGAGTTGGGCAACATTGAGCGACAGTGCTGGAAATTGGGGCGAGGTGAGGGTGTCGCTGCCCGTGAGTTCCTGCGCCTCATACAGCCCATCCACCAGCGTCAACACCGTCACCAGTCGCGGCTGGGGTCAATAATCCAATACTCCCCAATGCCCCGTGTCGCATACTCCGATCGCTTATAGCGATAATCGCGATCCTCATTCACCTTTCCCGGCGACACCACCTCCACCACCAACAGCGGCGCAGGCATCTCCTCCGCGATCGTGCTGCGGCCCTTTGTGAGATTGCTGATTGCCCCTCGGAGATATTAGCGCCAACGCGATGGAGGGTCAGGGTGATTGTCGTTAACCATAGTTTGAAATTAGAACTCGGCAGAGCGATCGCTTTTCAGGGCTGGTGTAAAACGATGGGAGTAGAGTGAGATCGCTTCCACCCCTACTTTTACACCGAAACTCGGTAGCGCGGTCTTGCTATTAGGCCCGAGACGAAAAGCTTGTAGCAACTGAAGCCAACCAAAAATTTACGTTCTCCGGTCGGCATTAAGCCTGCGAGTGCCACAATAGATTTAAGCGATCGGCAAGACCCATCATGACCCGCGAAGAACTCCTATCTCGCATTTCCATTAACCCCAACATTTGCTTTGGCAAGCCCTGCATCCGGGGACATCGGATTTGGGCATCGCTGATTTTAGACTTTCTCGCTAGCGGCACCGCAATCGCCGAAATCTTAGCCGACTATCCCGAACTCGAAGAAGCGGATATCTACGCCTGCCTCGCCTATGGCGCAGAAATGAGCCGCGAGCGATACCTGGATATTCCGCTAGAGGCTAGCGCGTGAGGCTCAAGCTAGATGAAAACATTGGCCAACGAGGAGTGACCCTGCTCAAGCAAGCCGGACACGACGTAGCAACAGTCGTCGAACAAGGATTAGCGTCTACCCCTGACGACAACTTGATTGAAGTTTGTCGGCAAGAGCAGCGTTGTCTGGTATCGCTCGACCTTGATTTTAGGTGTCTCCTGCGGTTCAAGCCTGCCGATTACTGCGGCATTGCCATTCTCCGGTTGCCCCCGCGTCCCGAGCCTCAAGATTTACTGGATACCTTGAAAACGTTGATAGGTGGCCTAGAGCGCGAGAAAATCACGGGCAAACTGTGGACAGTCCAGAAAGGCAGAATTCGCATTTATCAAGAAGAGTAGCGCGATCGCCTTTCAGGGCTAGGTGAAACGATGGGAGTGGGGAGCGTTCTCTCCCTTCACGACTCCCCACGCGGATTCAAGATCTGGGCAACATCAAGCGACAATCCTGGAAATTGGGGCGAGGTGAGCGTGTCACTGACCATTAATTCCTGTGCCTCATACAGCCCATCCACCAGCGTCAAAACCGTCACCCGATCGCGGCTGGGGTCAACAATCCAATACTCGCCAATGCGCC is from Leptolyngbya iicbica LK and encodes:
- a CDS encoding Uma2 family endonuclease → MSGLPMVLSLDQVELTDEQFYRLCEANPNTPLERSAAGALVIMSPVGGESGEREANLITDLALWNRQSKLGKVFSSSTLFKLPGGGDRSPDAAWIESSRWEALSPEEKAGFPPICPDFVIELRSKTDALPPLQEKMAEYLASGLRLGWLINPQGQEVEIYRPAAIAEAVPFPARLSGEEILPGFELTWPLPD
- a CDS encoding AAA family ATPase — translated: MNDLQGQIRQIGQTLSQVVVGQTDVIDQLLVALLSGGHVILEGVPGTGKTLMVKVLARLIQADFCRIQLTPDILPSDILGTNVFDLNTRDFTLKKGPVFTQVLLADEVNRTPPKTQAALLEAMEEQQVTLDGTGHTLPDLFWVIATQNSLEFEGTYPLPEAQLDRFLFKLLVNYPDPQAEKQMLKNTQSGFEARRLNIQNLKAIASEKAILAARQAVKQIKVEEQILDYLLALTQKTRQSRDLSLGASPRSSVSWLQASKAHAWLHGQDYVTPDNVKAIAPPLLRHRLILGPEAQLDGLTTDAVITALLQQVPVPR
- a CDS encoding DUF4350 domain-containing protein, whose translation is MSAVPLLKNRYVRLAIVALVLLFFGLVLLAPATGQKTSGSTYNRAPEGYLGWYAYMETQGTPVQRWRRPVAELLEQPSGDGPQTLIRIYPGMVDAYQAWDRNWLDPWLAAGNTFIALGVDAAIVEAPFTSRLASEFGEVVIKTRRRTNLAMNSDRNLLGDAYGAVVWERTDNENGRFVVALTPHLAANAYQAEPGNYAFLADLAAQAGGPIWVDEYLHGFKEADVIVAETVNTWGAYLARTPVKIALIQMAIVLAIFLLAQNRRLGNLSTVKRPPVDNSQAYIEALAAVLHKAESTAFLVAMLTKAERSRLQAALGFHTANIDDRTLQDAWTQQTGQSPDLLTSLTAPPSPTKGADTALKRWLETLHRIRQTPIR
- a CDS encoding DUF4129 domain-containing protein → MAEASSIQQSSLPWQLRQAGKNLSEWIQLRLSQWEAEDTGPPPNFEFPAWLGQFLFWLLVIGVVGWLAWLIVQLLDNYLGERSDRPASPKVDFIPPPEQHTVAAWLRRAQQFEREGNWREACRALYMAALQLLHDREWIPHQPSRTDGEYLRAVQTLQRPRPLQMLIRTHERSLFGGEPLAADNVQRCRQAYEEIAQR
- a CDS encoding dynamin family protein, which codes for MSYKAESFIQDLEKVAATRQEFAGHLAAMATTLEASEQLENASGKLGLSPIIADLNTASQNLSSEVFRLLVLGDMKRGKSTFLNALMGENLLPTDVNPCTAVLTILRYGPEKRVTVHFNDDRTPETLSFDAFKQRYTIRPDQAKKLEDEGTLAFPNVDYAVVEYPLTLLEKGVEIVDSPGLNDTEARNQLTLDYVNNCHAILFVLSATQQFTLSEQRYLDNYIKDRGLTVFFLINAWDEIRNRLVDPDDEAELQETEARVRQVFRTNLEPYCQLDGEDLYADRTFEISSLPALRQRLKGEDGSLEGTGFGEFMPALTTFLTKERAIAELRQAKLLARQAYRTTHEAIERRIPLLSHDIDELRDKIWSVQPEFEQLVVIRDEFKDEIRVIGERKAGEITTSFREFLVGLDETFEADFVRYQPELKFLDFLRQQKRKEFEAALKTAFEQYLIDKITAWSKDAQRDIDQAFIELAHSAFKHGESYGHLTDQINQKLTGQRVVNRAHLSPEDNSPGWAKWAVGLYALTTGDVGAIAMAGTGLFNWRQVLMNLVGATAITVGFALLTDIFLGPLGMALAGLGLSSWTTEQARRKVLATMKQELTSLLPQVAQEQSFVVYQVVKECFETYQQDVVKRMNEDIAARKTELNDLIKQKETHEIDREGEIQRLNQLDDEVLAQSHQVADAYDQVLGIHVPEVAADLEAEPVDAVPEADEAIAHQEVLTATAV
- a CDS encoding DUF4114 domain-containing protein, which produces MPSLSMLSKACGAIATVAMLTTALSSTANAQVNFGRSSDGPGASLQEQLDALNAGIDTENDESGAETFQTIGKGVRSFLLFEIAGFAPFNTVGIYNSNGDMKELFTGADGNDGATRSRRIGKNELSNDGFDQFGMYLTNKRGQTFYSEVSKNSDGHDYFLAYQGSGQRLENIDGDLNPNKNGDQTRIRLKTTDYLFAWEDLPWSSSDKDYNDFVGIIRNVEVSEDVPEPASMLGLAVVAGGAIALRRRQTA